Proteins co-encoded in one Vibrio fortis genomic window:
- a CDS encoding methyl-accepting chemotaxis protein, whose translation MKLSVRKKLYAGFSSILALMIVLVAFVWIEVTGSHRVADEIRMDDVPELVNYLVLVDETADVYRDAMGTVTHVNGAFNDYRANKGQFFEAIDKVKALESVGTPDYRRIERVESLMKEFNTAFENQIAPKANQEAAFLDNIRDLRSLYEQHLVPIEALLDEASMAEEVQTDKALLALTDSFTAMERMILILTAISIAAGAVIAYLLSNSITSRLTKVEQVARKVASGDLTAEDIVDNSDDELAHLGQSINQMQKSLVGLIGSISSVTNQVQTATGELSSISQDIVSGASAQADKATLIATAAEELSLTISEVAQQGTSTYEEARRSETSAEDGRSVIVEMVTSIQQVSAQMGEMSEQMNTLGSHGEQIGSVIKVIEDIAEQTNLLALNAAIEAARAGEFGRGFAVVADEVRALAERTTKATQEVSGIIQAIQSGTQEAVTYTQDNCRLVDIGVEQSSGAVQALEAIVNGAANVQSMVNSIATAAEEQTAVTKEIAADITAISDISESSLQLATRSSESTMSLNAKVQELEGLLAQFKLA comes from the coding sequence GTGAAATTGTCTGTAAGAAAAAAGTTATATGCAGGCTTTAGCTCTATATTGGCGCTAATGATTGTATTGGTGGCATTTGTCTGGATTGAAGTAACTGGCTCACACCGAGTAGCCGACGAAATACGCATGGATGATGTACCTGAGTTAGTCAACTATCTCGTACTTGTAGATGAAACGGCGGACGTCTATCGCGATGCGATGGGGACTGTAACCCATGTGAATGGTGCGTTTAACGATTACCGAGCAAACAAAGGGCAGTTCTTCGAAGCGATTGATAAGGTGAAAGCGCTGGAGAGCGTGGGGACGCCTGATTACCGCCGAATCGAGCGTGTTGAAAGCTTGATGAAGGAGTTCAATACTGCGTTTGAAAACCAGATTGCGCCAAAAGCGAATCAAGAAGCGGCTTTCTTGGATAATATTCGCGATTTACGTTCTCTTTACGAACAACACTTGGTTCCGATAGAAGCGTTATTAGATGAGGCGTCAATGGCAGAAGAGGTGCAAACGGATAAAGCCTTACTTGCTCTAACAGACTCATTTACAGCAATGGAACGTATGATCTTGATCTTAACGGCCATCTCTATTGCTGCCGGTGCTGTGATCGCTTATCTATTGTCAAATTCAATTACCAGCCGCTTAACCAAAGTAGAGCAGGTAGCACGTAAAGTGGCGAGCGGCGATCTGACCGCAGAAGACATTGTGGATAATTCGGATGACGAGCTAGCTCACCTTGGTCAGTCTATTAACCAGATGCAGAAATCCTTGGTTGGCTTGATCGGCTCTATTTCGTCTGTGACAAATCAAGTGCAAACCGCAACGGGTGAGCTTTCGTCGATCAGCCAAGACATTGTTTCAGGTGCCTCAGCACAGGCAGATAAAGCAACGCTGATTGCAACCGCAGCAGAAGAGCTAAGCCTAACAATTTCTGAAGTTGCCCAGCAAGGTACATCGACTTATGAAGAAGCGCGTCGCTCTGAGACATCAGCAGAAGATGGTCGATCAGTTATCGTTGAAATGGTGACAAGTATTCAGCAGGTTTCTGCACAAATGGGTGAAATGTCAGAGCAAATGAATACGCTTGGATCACATGGTGAGCAGATTGGTAGTGTCATTAAAGTGATTGAAGACATTGCCGAGCAGACCAACTTATTGGCGTTGAACGCGGCGATCGAAGCTGCGCGTGCTGGTGAGTTTGGTCGTGGCTTTGCGGTTGTAGCGGACGAAGTACGAGCGCTTGCTGAGCGCACGACTAAAGCGACTCAAGAAGTATCAGGTATCATCCAAGCGATTCAATCAGGCACTCAGGAAGCGGTAACTTATACCCAAGACAACTGCCGTTTAGTTGATATTGGCGTTGAACAGAGTTCTGGCGCAGTGCAAGCGTTGGAAGCGATTGTAAATGGTGCGGCTAATGTTCAAAGCATGGTTAATTCTATTGCAACGGCTGCCGAAGAGCAGACAGCGGTAACCAAAGAGATTGCTGCCGATATTACCGCTATTAGTGATATCTCAGAATCTTCATTGCAGTTGGCAACACGCAGCTCTGAGAGCACGATGAGTCTAAACGCTAAGGTTCAAGAGTTAGAAGGGCTACTGGCTCAATTTAAACTGGCTTAG
- a CDS encoding sodium-dependent transporter, giving the protein MATSNTTTKPRDTWGSKLGFVMAAAGSAVGLGNIWKFPYTAGESGGGAFVAIYLFFVIFIGFSVMLTEFAIGRHTQKSAVGAFKSTDRRWTFAGVIGVVSGLLIMGFYPVVGGWSIAYIGKIAGGLLDAPEAIGDSFGGFISNPVQPLMWMGLYLLLNVVIVMKGISGGIEKAGKVLMPLLFLILIVVSIKGLTLPGSMAGLEFLFSPDFSKVDSNVILAALGQAFFSLSLGMGCMLTYGSYLKKKENLVQTTAMVTAMDTGVAILAGVAMFPAMFAFGMEPAAGPGLVFVVVPQLFAEMGGVIGLLFALMFFIGLSVAALTSSVSLLEVVVSYLIDEKGMKRVTAVISASVVMAALCIFASLSLGGVGPTLFDTGAFDIFDLLTDKIFLAVGGMLVCIFAGWRLNRADLEKEITNDGEVSFPLFGLWYNLVKFVIPVAIAIVAFMGISSGFDSGKGAIMLLGIGIIAGSAVISKKL; this is encoded by the coding sequence GTGGCTACTAGTAATACAACCACAAAGCCTCGTGATACCTGGGGTTCGAAGTTAGGATTCGTAATGGCTGCAGCAGGTTCTGCTGTTGGTCTAGGTAATATTTGGAAGTTCCCATACACAGCAGGTGAGAGCGGCGGCGGTGCCTTCGTTGCAATCTACCTATTCTTCGTAATTTTCATCGGTTTCAGTGTAATGCTGACTGAATTTGCTATCGGCCGTCATACGCAAAAATCAGCAGTAGGTGCATTTAAATCAACAGACCGTCGTTGGACGTTCGCTGGTGTTATCGGCGTAGTGAGTGGTCTACTTATCATGGGTTTCTACCCTGTAGTAGGCGGCTGGTCTATTGCTTACATCGGTAAGATTGCTGGTGGTCTTCTAGACGCACCTGAAGCAATCGGTGACAGCTTCGGCGGTTTCATCTCTAACCCAGTTCAACCACTAATGTGGATGGGCCTATACCTACTACTTAACGTTGTTATCGTTATGAAAGGTATCTCGGGCGGTATCGAGAAAGCAGGTAAGGTTCTAATGCCGCTGCTATTCCTGATCCTAATCGTAGTATCGATCAAAGGTCTAACGCTTCCTGGCTCTATGGCTGGTCTTGAGTTCCTATTCAGCCCTGATTTCTCTAAGGTAGACAGCAACGTAATTCTTGCTGCACTTGGTCAAGCATTCTTCTCACTATCTCTAGGTATGGGTTGTATGTTGACTTACGGTTCTTACCTTAAGAAGAAAGAAAACCTAGTTCAAACTACCGCTATGGTTACAGCGATGGATACTGGTGTTGCTATCCTAGCTGGTGTTGCAATGTTCCCAGCAATGTTCGCATTCGGTATGGAGCCAGCAGCAGGTCCTGGTCTAGTATTCGTAGTTGTTCCTCAGCTATTTGCTGAAATGGGCGGCGTAATCGGTCTTCTATTCGCACTTATGTTCTTCATCGGTCTAAGTGTTGCGGCTCTAACATCTTCAGTTTCTCTACTAGAGGTTGTGGTTTCTTACCTAATCGATGAGAAAGGCATGAAGCGTGTAACAGCAGTAATCTCTGCGAGTGTTGTAATGGCTGCACTATGTATCTTCGCTTCTCTATCTCTAGGTGGCGTTGGTCCAACACTATTCGACACTGGTGCGTTTGATATCTTCGACCTTCTAACTGATAAGATCTTCCTAGCAGTTGGCGGTATGTTGGTATGTATCTTCGCTGGTTGGAGACTAAACCGTGCAGACCTAGAGAAAGAAATCACTAACGACGGTGAAGTATCTTTCCCACTATTCGGTCTATGGTACAACCTAGTTAAGTTTGTAATCCCAGTAGCAATCGCAATCGTTGCATTCATGGGTATCTCTTCTGGCTTCGATAGCGGTAAAGGTGCAATCATGCTACTAGGTATCGGTATCATTGCAGGTTCAGCGGTAATTTCTAAGAAATTGTAA
- a CDS encoding efflux RND transporter permease subunit: MSEVNNKSQSDDEVTGVAAYFIRNKVISWMLSLIFLIGGVSAFFGLGRLEDPAFTIKDAMVVTSYPGATPQQVEEEVTYPLEKAIQQLTYVDEVNSISSRGLSQVTVTMKNNYGPDDLPQIWDELRRKVNDLKGQLPPGVNEPQVIDDFGDVYGILLAVTGEGYSYKELLDYIDYLRRELELVDGVSKVSVSGAQQEQVFIEISMKKISSLGLSPNTVFNLLSTQNVVSDAGAVRIGNEYIRIHPTGEFQNVEQLGDLILTEGGAQGLIYLKDVAEVKRGYIEVPTNIIGYNGKLALNMGISFAQGVNVVAVGEAFDRRLAELKYQQPIGIDISEVYNQPKEVEKSVSGFVVSLGQAVAIVIVVLLFFMGLRSGLLIGLILLLTVLGTFIFMQYFKIDLQRISLGALVIALGMLVDNAIVVVEGILIGTQKGRTRMQAATDIVTQTKWPLLGATVIAVTAFAPIGLSEDSTGEYCGTLFTVLLISLMLSWFTAISITPFFADLFFKGQKVDPDSEGKDPYNGMVFVIYKKFLEFCMKRAWLTMVVLVIGLGASVYGFGFVKQAFFPSSTTPMFQVDVWMPEGTDIRATNTKLKVLENWLSEQEEVEHITTTAGKGLQRFMLTYAPEKSYSAYGEITTRVKSYDVLAPLMKRFREYVDASFPEIDYKLKQIELGPGGGAKIEARIVGSDPTVLRSIAAQVIDIMHADPGAFNVRHDWRERTKVLEPQFNESQARRYGITKSDVDDFLAMSFSGKSIGVYRDGTTLMPIVARLPDDERIDIRNIEGMKIWSPALSEFIPLQQVTLGYKMQWEDPLIIRKNRKRMLTIMADPDLLGEETAATLQKRLQPQIEAIELPPGYSLEWGGEYESSADAQASLFTTMPMGYLFMFLITVFLFNSVKEPLIVWLTVPLALIGVTTGLLVLNTPFGFMALLGFLSLSGMLLKNGIVLLDQIDIEMKSGKEPYIAVVDAALSRVRPVCMAAITTILGMIPLLPDIFFKPMAVTIMFGLGFATVLTLIVVPVLYRMFHKIKVV; encoded by the coding sequence ATGAGTGAAGTGAATAACAAGTCTCAAAGCGATGATGAAGTAACAGGAGTTGCGGCATATTTCATTCGCAATAAGGTGATCAGTTGGATGCTATCACTCATTTTCTTGATTGGTGGTGTCTCAGCGTTTTTTGGGTTAGGTCGATTAGAAGATCCAGCGTTTACGATCAAAGACGCAATGGTCGTCACTTCTTATCCGGGTGCGACGCCGCAACAGGTTGAGGAAGAGGTTACGTATCCGCTTGAGAAAGCGATCCAACAACTTACCTATGTTGATGAAGTGAACTCGATTTCAAGCCGAGGGTTGTCTCAGGTTACTGTGACAATGAAAAACAACTACGGCCCTGATGATCTTCCACAGATTTGGGATGAGTTGCGTCGGAAGGTTAACGACCTCAAAGGTCAGTTGCCACCGGGGGTTAACGAGCCGCAAGTGATCGATGACTTTGGTGATGTATACGGGATCCTACTCGCCGTTACTGGTGAAGGGTACTCCTACAAAGAGCTTCTCGATTATATCGACTACCTTCGCCGTGAATTAGAACTGGTAGACGGGGTGAGTAAGGTATCGGTGTCTGGCGCGCAACAAGAGCAAGTTTTCATTGAAATCTCGATGAAGAAAATCAGCTCTTTAGGCCTCTCTCCAAATACCGTTTTTAATCTCCTTTCGACACAAAACGTCGTATCTGATGCAGGTGCGGTGCGTATCGGTAATGAATATATCCGCATTCATCCGACAGGTGAGTTCCAGAATGTAGAACAGCTCGGGGATTTAATTCTGACGGAGGGGGGCGCTCAAGGTCTTATCTACTTGAAAGATGTGGCTGAGGTTAAGCGTGGTTACATCGAAGTACCGACGAATATCATCGGCTACAACGGTAAACTGGCGCTCAACATGGGTATCTCGTTTGCTCAAGGGGTTAACGTAGTGGCTGTCGGTGAAGCGTTTGATCGACGCTTAGCTGAACTGAAATACCAACAACCTATCGGTATTGATATTTCAGAGGTCTATAACCAGCCGAAAGAGGTTGAAAAGTCGGTCAGTGGCTTTGTGGTCAGTTTAGGGCAAGCCGTTGCTATCGTAATTGTGGTGCTGCTGTTCTTTATGGGGCTGAGATCAGGCTTATTGATTGGTTTGATTCTATTGCTGACGGTATTAGGCACCTTTATCTTCATGCAGTACTTTAAAATCGACCTGCAACGTATCTCACTGGGGGCTCTGGTTATTGCACTGGGGATGCTGGTGGATAATGCCATTGTGGTGGTCGAGGGCATACTCATAGGCACACAGAAAGGCCGAACGCGTATGCAGGCTGCCACCGACATTGTTACTCAAACCAAATGGCCTCTGTTGGGCGCGACTGTTATCGCGGTGACAGCATTTGCACCTATCGGGCTCTCTGAGGACTCAACCGGTGAATATTGTGGCACCTTGTTTACGGTACTGCTTATCTCATTGATGTTGAGCTGGTTTACTGCGATTTCAATTACTCCATTCTTTGCTGATCTGTTCTTTAAAGGGCAGAAAGTTGATCCGGACAGTGAAGGCAAAGACCCATACAACGGGATGGTTTTTGTTATCTACAAAAAGTTCCTTGAGTTCTGTATGAAGCGCGCGTGGCTAACCATGGTCGTTTTAGTGATTGGTTTAGGCGCGAGCGTGTATGGTTTCGGTTTCGTCAAACAAGCCTTCTTCCCATCATCAACAACTCCTATGTTCCAAGTGGACGTGTGGATGCCGGAAGGAACTGATATTCGCGCAACCAATACTAAACTTAAAGTGCTAGAGAACTGGTTATCTGAGCAAGAGGAAGTGGAACACATAACAACCACCGCAGGTAAAGGTTTGCAGCGTTTCATGCTGACCTATGCGCCAGAGAAGAGCTACAGCGCTTATGGTGAAATTACAACGCGTGTGAAGAGTTATGATGTTCTTGCTCCGTTAATGAAGCGCTTTAGAGAGTACGTAGATGCGAGCTTCCCTGAAATAGACTACAAGTTGAAACAGATTGAATTAGGTCCAGGTGGCGGTGCGAAGATTGAAGCTCGTATCGTAGGTTCCGACCCAACGGTGCTGCGTTCAATTGCGGCTCAAGTGATAGATATCATGCATGCCGATCCAGGTGCATTCAATGTTCGTCATGACTGGCGTGAGCGTACTAAGGTGCTAGAGCCTCAATTCAATGAAAGTCAGGCGCGTCGCTACGGTATTACTAAGTCTGATGTGGATGACTTCCTCGCGATGTCATTCTCGGGTAAGTCCATCGGTGTTTACCGTGACGGTACAACATTGATGCCTATCGTTGCACGATTGCCGGACGATGAGCGTATCGACATTCGAAATATCGAAGGGATGAAAATCTGGAGTCCAGCGTTGAGTGAGTTCATTCCACTGCAACAAGTGACCTTAGGTTACAAGATGCAATGGGAAGACCCGTTGATCATCCGTAAGAACCGTAAGCGTATGCTGACGATCATGGCTGACCCAGACCTGTTGGGTGAAGAGACAGCGGCGACTCTACAGAAACGTCTACAACCACAGATTGAAGCGATAGAGCTTCCACCTGGTTACTCGTTGGAATGGGGTGGCGAATACGAGTCTTCTGCAGATGCACAAGCGTCGCTGTTTACCACTATGCCTATGGGTTACCTTTTCATGTTCTTGATTACAGTGTTCTTGTTTAACTCAGTAAAAGAGCCGTTGATTGTTTGGCTAACGGTACCATTGGCATTGATTGGTGTAACAACCGGTCTTCTGGTGCTTAATACGCCGTTTGGCTTCATGGCGCTGCTTGGTTTCTTGAGTTTATCGGGGATGTTGCTTAAAAACGGGATCGTACTGCTCGACCAAATCGATATTGAGATGAAGTCAGGGAAAGAACCTTACATCGCAGTGGTTGATGCGGCATTAAGTCGTGTAAGACCTGTATGTATGGCTGCGATCACGACCATTCTGGGCATGATTCCGCTGTTACCGGATATTTTCTTTAAGCCGATGGCGGTAACCATCATGTTCGGTCTAGGCTTTGCAACAGTGTTAACACTGATTGTGGTTCCGGTTCTGTATCGTATGTTCCACAAAATCAAAGTGGTATAA
- a CDS encoding DNA-3-methyladenine glycosylase I, translating to MTTQQTEQTCAWALKHELEREYHDNEWGIPVHDDQVLFEFITLEGAQAGLSWITILKKREGYRAAFKEYDLEALAEMDESHVAGIIESYDVVKHKGKIASVFTNARAAIELQKEFGSISDALWQFVDHQVVMNNWQEMSQVPALTEQSKAMSKFLKKRGFKFVGETICYAFMQAVGMVNDHLIDCPKKQR from the coding sequence ATGACGACACAACAAACTGAACAAACCTGTGCGTGGGCATTGAAGCACGAGTTGGAAAGGGAGTATCACGATAACGAGTGGGGTATTCCTGTTCACGATGATCAGGTTCTGTTTGAGTTTATTACGCTTGAAGGGGCGCAAGCTGGCTTGAGTTGGATTACGATCTTGAAGAAGCGAGAAGGTTATCGAGCGGCATTTAAAGAGTATGATCTAGAGGCTCTAGCAGAAATGGATGAATCACACGTCGCTGGTATCATTGAGAGTTATGACGTGGTTAAGCATAAAGGAAAAATCGCTTCTGTATTTACTAATGCGCGTGCAGCGATTGAGTTACAAAAGGAGTTTGGCTCTATTTCTGACGCACTTTGGCAGTTTGTTGACCATCAAGTGGTTATGAACAACTGGCAAGAAATGTCTCAAGTTCCTGCTTTAACTGAACAATCTAAGGCTATGAGCAAGTTCCTCAAAAAGCGTGGTTTTAAGTTTGTAGGGGAGACAATTTGCTATGCGTTTATGCAAGCGGTAGGCATGGTAAACGACCATCTGATTGATTGCCCAAAAAAGCAACGATAA
- a CDS encoding cystathionine beta-lyase produces the protein MSESKTTKLITAGRDKKWTNGVVNPPVQRASTVVFDTVADKHKATVNRANKTLFYGRRGTNTHFAFQDAMVDLEGGAGCALYPCGTAAISNAILSFVETGDHILMVDTCYEPTRDFCDTIMKKMGVETTYYEPTIGEGIKDLIQPNTKVLFTESPGSITMEVQDIPTLARIAHQHDIIVMLDNTWAAGVNFSPFDFGVDISIQAATKYIVGHSDVMLGTAVANEKHWDQLREQSYLMGQCVSPDDAYLGLRGIRTLDVRLRQHAENSLKVAQWLQTRPEVDHVRHPALESCPGHEFFERDFTGGNGLFSFVLKTSYPRATTALLDGMKHFSMGYSWGGFESLILANEPKSFDSLRTVANPNFEGTLIRLHIGLEDVEDLIADLEAGFERYNALL, from the coding sequence ATGTCCGAAAGCAAAACAACAAAACTGATCACAGCGGGCCGCGATAAAAAGTGGACTAATGGTGTGGTTAACCCACCCGTTCAGCGTGCATCAACTGTTGTATTTGATACCGTTGCAGACAAACACAAAGCAACCGTAAACCGTGCCAACAAAACTCTATTCTACGGCCGTAGAGGCACCAACACCCATTTTGCTTTCCAAGACGCAATGGTCGACCTTGAAGGCGGCGCAGGCTGTGCACTTTACCCTTGTGGTACAGCGGCAATTTCTAACGCCATCCTCTCGTTTGTTGAAACAGGCGACCACATTCTGATGGTGGATACGTGCTACGAACCAACACGCGATTTTTGTGACACCATAATGAAAAAAATGGGCGTAGAAACGACCTATTACGAGCCAACCATTGGCGAAGGCATTAAAGATCTTATTCAACCAAACACTAAGGTCTTATTTACTGAATCTCCAGGCTCCATCACCATGGAAGTTCAAGATATTCCTACACTGGCTCGTATTGCTCATCAGCACGATATTATCGTTATGCTCGACAACACGTGGGCCGCGGGCGTGAACTTCTCGCCATTTGACTTCGGAGTCGACATCTCGATTCAAGCAGCAACCAAATACATCGTTGGTCACTCAGATGTCATGCTTGGCACTGCTGTTGCCAATGAAAAACATTGGGACCAACTTCGCGAGCAAAGCTATCTAATGGGGCAATGTGTGTCACCTGATGATGCTTATCTTGGACTACGTGGTATTAGAACGCTGGATGTGCGTTTGCGCCAACACGCAGAGAACAGCTTAAAAGTTGCTCAATGGCTACAAACTCGCCCTGAAGTTGATCATGTTCGTCACCCTGCTCTAGAGAGCTGCCCTGGTCATGAATTCTTTGAACGTGATTTCACTGGCGGTAATGGTCTGTTCTCGTTTGTACTTAAAACAAGCTACCCACGAGCTACGACGGCACTACTGGATGGTATGAAGCACTTTAGCATGGGTTATTCTTGGGGCGGTTTTGAAAGCTTGATTCTCGCTAACGAACCGAAAAGCTTTGATAGCTTGCGCACGGTAGCAAACCCGAATTTCGAAGGTACGCTTATCCGACTACATATCGGCCTTGAAGATGTTGAAGACTTAATTGCTGATTTAGAAGCCGGCTTTGAGCGCTACAACGCACTGCTGTAG
- a CDS encoding winged helix-turn-helix domain-containing protein, producing the protein MKRQNYQICEATYDPLRRQFHFNDGDIETLSPLEGKVFVFLLQNVGDCVERSALFKECWGDVIVSEQALTNVVSKLRKTLAKVTCDCAVIRTVSKTGYSLEISSSTPIQPQRMSDSDVGIESEREPETSSAKDVLQVAGEPLEKTSSNTKTLSIQNGRATNIGFYVIAVLCISVIAFNLYRAFDSSLPYFVDQSQYSSSYIDNSNQHYLHVVREERYSIDELELTLTTMLPKHCHLRVFVRIYPSVDEPENDALSMFVQKENGQSFNYIVSVFDPKTSFDSFKKYVATRDYLCGL; encoded by the coding sequence GTGAAAAGACAGAATTATCAAATATGTGAGGCAACCTACGATCCACTACGTAGGCAGTTTCACTTCAATGATGGTGACATTGAAACCCTCTCTCCACTTGAAGGCAAAGTGTTTGTTTTCTTATTGCAAAATGTAGGCGATTGCGTAGAGCGCAGTGCGCTCTTCAAAGAGTGCTGGGGCGATGTCATTGTTTCTGAACAAGCGCTAACTAATGTAGTATCCAAGCTGCGAAAAACACTCGCAAAAGTGACGTGTGATTGCGCCGTTATTCGAACCGTGAGCAAAACAGGCTATTCACTCGAAATATCTTCATCGACACCTATCCAACCTCAACGAATGTCGGACTCGGATGTTGGAATTGAATCTGAGCGAGAACCAGAAACCTCTTCTGCTAAAGACGTTCTACAAGTAGCAGGAGAGCCGTTAGAGAAAACCAGTTCAAATACAAAGACGTTATCGATTCAAAATGGCCGAGCCACCAATATTGGGTTTTATGTCATCGCTGTTCTTTGTATTTCCGTTATCGCGTTTAATTTATATCGCGCCTTTGACTCTTCGCTACCTTACTTTGTCGATCAGTCGCAGTATTCGTCCAGTTATATTGATAACAGTAATCAACATTATCTCCATGTTGTGAGAGAGGAGCGTTACTCGATTGATGAGCTTGAACTCACTCTTACAACAATGTTGCCTAAGCACTGTCACCTACGTGTTTTCGTCCGTATCTACCCTTCGGTTGATGAGCCAGAAAATGATGCTTTGAGTATGTTTGTACAAAAAGAAAACGGGCAGTCATTCAACTACATCGTGTCGGTATTCGACCCTAAAACATCGTTCGACTCTTTCAAAAAATATGTAGCGACCAGAGATTACCTATGCGGATTATAA
- the cls gene encoding cardiolipin synthase — MEKLYHFLTLAAVVLYWVLVAGVTLRVVLKRRSVSVSLSWLLVIYIVPIVGVACYFLFGELNLGRKRAERAQRMFTPFGDWFRQLNHCQVHVPGKVGSPIHKIDELCNNRMGIPALSGNTLSLQSSPYEILHSIIEDIENAQTSIKMVFYIWHPGGLTDSVASALIRAAKRGVDVKVLLDSAGSPRFFKSHWRSMMRDAGVQVVQALEVSPWRMFLRRLDLRQHRKIIVIDETVAYTGSMNMVDPAHFKQGAGVGQWIDVMVRVTGPTVNVLSAIHGWDWEVETGERILPALPECKVDESEVQHPVQVVPSGPGMPEYLILQVLSIAINQANRSVRITTPYFVPSADLLETLKMTAQRGVNVELVIPHSNDSLMVKWASRAFYTELLEAGVKIYEFYGGLLHTKSVVIDEEFCLIGTVNIDMRSFWLNFEVTLAVDDVDFTRQLADLQESYIESSHPVSLDKWQERSLQSRFFERLFYLFNPLL, encoded by the coding sequence GTGGAAAAGCTCTATCATTTCTTAACTTTGGCCGCGGTTGTGCTCTATTGGGTGCTGGTTGCGGGTGTAACGCTTCGAGTCGTACTAAAACGACGCTCGGTTAGCGTCTCTTTATCTTGGCTACTCGTTATTTACATTGTTCCAATCGTGGGCGTTGCTTGTTATTTCCTATTCGGTGAATTGAATTTAGGAAGAAAAAGAGCAGAACGCGCCCAGCGTATGTTTACACCTTTTGGTGATTGGTTCCGACAGTTGAACCACTGCCAAGTGCATGTACCTGGCAAAGTCGGCTCACCGATCCACAAAATTGATGAACTGTGTAACAACCGCATGGGCATTCCAGCTTTAAGCGGCAACACCCTCTCTTTGCAATCTTCCCCCTATGAGATCTTACATTCGATCATCGAAGACATCGAAAATGCACAAACTAGCATTAAGATGGTGTTCTACATCTGGCACCCAGGCGGGTTAACGGACTCTGTCGCTTCCGCTTTGATACGAGCGGCAAAGCGTGGCGTCGACGTTAAAGTGTTATTGGATTCGGCAGGATCTCCTCGTTTCTTTAAGAGCCACTGGCGCTCTATGATGCGCGATGCGGGCGTTCAGGTTGTCCAAGCTCTTGAGGTAAGCCCTTGGCGTATGTTCCTGCGCCGTCTAGACCTTAGACAACATCGCAAGATTATCGTGATTGATGAAACCGTCGCCTACACAGGTTCCATGAATATGGTTGACCCTGCGCACTTTAAACAAGGTGCTGGTGTTGGACAGTGGATAGATGTGATGGTGCGAGTAACAGGACCGACGGTTAATGTCTTGTCTGCCATACATGGCTGGGACTGGGAAGTTGAAACCGGCGAACGTATTTTACCCGCTCTGCCCGAATGCAAGGTAGACGAATCAGAAGTTCAACACCCGGTTCAAGTCGTGCCCTCGGGTCCCGGAATGCCCGAGTATTTGATTCTACAGGTGTTAAGTATTGCGATTAACCAAGCCAATCGCTCGGTTCGAATCACCACACCTTACTTTGTGCCGAGTGCCGATCTACTCGAAACTCTTAAGATGACTGCACAACGAGGCGTAAACGTGGAACTCGTGATTCCGCACAGTAACGACTCTCTGATGGTTAAGTGGGCATCTCGCGCATTTTATACCGAGCTGCTTGAAGCTGGCGTTAAGATTTACGAATTCTACGGCGGCTTACTGCACACCAAGTCGGTAGTGATTGATGAGGAGTTCTGCCTTATTGGTACGGTAAACATCGATATGCGCAGTTTCTGGCTTAATTTCGAAGTAACTCTAGCCGTCGATGACGTGGACTTTACGCGCCAGCTCGCAGACCTTCAAGAATCATATATTGAAAGTTCTCATCCAGTTAGCCTCGATAAATGGCAAGAACGAAGCCTTCAATCACGCTTCTTTGAGCGTCTATTTTACCTGTTCAATCCATTACTCTAG